In Polyangium spumosum, the genomic stretch ACGAGCCCGACGCGTCGATCGACGAGAGCCCGATCGCGCCCGTGCGGGTCGAAGCGCCGAAGCCTGTTGCCAGGCCCCTCGCGCCTGCGGCTGCTCCTGTCGCGCTCGCGCCGGTCGCGCCTCTGCCGATCACGCGCGCGCCCGAGAAGCCGAAGGAGCCCGAGATCGTGAAGGTCGTGCCCGCGAAGGGCGCGGGCTTCCGTCTGCCCACGACCGACATGCTCGAGCCGCCTTCGGACCTCGATCGTTTCGCGATCGACGAGGAGCAGCTTCGTGACAACGCCGCGTTGCTCGAGAAGACGCTCGCGGACTACGGCGTGAGCGGCAAGGTCGAGGAGATCCACCCGGGCCCGACCGTCACCACGTTCGAGGTCGCGCCGGCCGCGGGCACGAAGGTCTCCAAGGTCGCGAGCCTCGCCGACGACCTCGCGCTCGGCCTCTCGCGCAAGGTGCGCATCATCGCGCCGATCCCGGGCAAGAACCGTATCGGCTTCGAGCTCCCGAACGAGCGGCGCATCCCCGTCTCCTTGCGCGAGCTCGTCGAGGATCGCCGCTTCCAGGAGATGAAGGCGCCGCTGCCTTGCGTGCTCGGCCGCGACATCATCGGCGCGCCTTACTTCGCCGACCTCGCCTCCATGCCGCACGTGATCGTCGCGGGCGCGACGGGCGCGGGCAAGAGCGTCGGGCTCAACGTCATGCTCGTCTCCTTGCTCTTCCGCAAGACGCCCGACGAGCTGCGTATGCTCATGATCGACCCCAAGGTCGTCGAGCTCGCGCCCTTCGATCGCATCCCGCACATGCTCCTTCCCGTCGTGACGGACATGAAGCAGGCGGCGAACGCGCTCAAGTGGGCCGTCGACGAGATGGAGCGGCGCTACCAGCTCTTCGCCAACGCGGGCACGAAGAACATCGGCACCTACAACGCGTGGGTCGAGAAGGTCGCGCGCGGCGAGGCCCGGCCGCCGCGTCCGCCGAAGAAGGTCGCCGCGATCTCGGCCGAGGGGCTCGAGGTCGAGGTCGACGCGGCGAAGGATGGAACCGACGCGGCCTTGCCCGAGAAGATCCCGTACATCGTGATCGTCGTCGACGAGTTCGCCGACCTCATGATGCAGCAGGGCAAGGACGTGGAGGCGAGCGTCGCGCGTCTCGCGCAGAAGGCGCGCGCGGCGGGCATGCACGTCATCCTCGCGACGCAGCGGCCGAGCGTCGACGTCATCACCGGCATGATCAAGGCGAACTTCCCGACGCGTATCGCGTTCCGCGTGGCGCAGAAGGTCGACAGCCGCACGATCCTCGACGAGCAGGGCGCCGAGCACTTGCTCGGCCGCGGCGACATGCTCGTGAAGATGAACGGCGCCACCGAGACGCGCCGCGTGCAGTGCCCCTTCGCGAGCGAGGAGGAGGTGCAGCGCATCACGGACTTCCTGCGCCTCCAGGGCGAGCCCGTCTACGACGAAGCGATCCTCAAGCCGCGCGACGAGGAGGGCGGCGAGGCGGACACGAACGACGCCGAGAACGATCCGATGTACGACGCTGCCGTCAGGATCGTGGCCGAGACGCGGCGCTGCTCGACCTCGTGGATCCAGCGCAAGCTTGGGGTTGGATACAACCGTGCGGCAAAAATCGTCGAGGCCATGGAAAAGCGTGGGATCGTTGGTCCCGCGAACGGCGCGAAGGACCGCGAGGTGCTCATCGCGCCGCTCTGATCGCTATTTGTTTTCCGTCCGCGCGTGCTAGAGAAACCGCTCGAGATGGCGTGCGAAGAAGAGCGCACACGGCTCATCGGCCAGATCGCGAGCCTGCTGCGGGAGAACGCGATGCCGCCTGCGGCGCGCGAGGCAGGCCTCACGCTGATCGGCTGGCTCGCGCGGCGCATGCCCGGCGAAGGCGTCTCGCTCGCGGGCAAAGAGGAGATGCTCCGCCGCTGCATCGAGCACGGCTACTCCTCCCCGCACGGCACGAACGGCACGAACGGCGCGCACGCCCCCTCGGACCTGAACGGCGCGAGCGGCGCGAAGGGCCGAGGCGACAACGAGAAGCTCCGCGGTTCGTCGCGGAGCAACGGTCGTCGCGCGCGCTGAGGCCGAGCTCTCGCTCGGCGGAGACGGCAGCGTGATCGCGGGAGTATACGGCCCGAGGCCGCGCGTCGTCGCCCTCATCGGACGACCAACGTCGAGCGGTTTGCCTTTCGGAGCCGCCGCCGACCCGGCGAACACCCTCGGGGCACTTCCCGCACCGACCCGAAACGGCCTGTGGTAGGGGTGGTCTGGTCATGGCCGAGCTTTCGGTGACGCTTCCCGAACCGCGCCCCGACGACGCGGAGGATGTCGTCTGGGGGTTGTCGACCGCAAAAACGTTGTGGGCGCGTGGCGAGCGGAGAGACGCCGTCGTGTGGCTCCGGCGCGCAGCCGAGGCGGCCGAGTCCTCGGGCAACGTGTTCCGCGCCTCGGAGCTCGGCATGTATGCCCAGGAGCTCGATGACGCCCTCGCCGCCGCGCCCGCGCCCGCCGCGCCCGCGCCCGCCGCGCCCGCGCCCGCCGCGCCCGCGCCGCCCGTGCCCGCCGGGCTCGA encodes the following:
- a CDS encoding FtsK/SpoIIIE family DNA translocase, with amino-acid sequence MTVPLFAPRRVQTAPGPGETVSSPTKRTRGGGGRGGEGEGASAATSAPARHTYAREAAALVLLASALYTSLALASFRGDPLRSEVVGPDWVGPVGAAFAGFAASTVGVVAWALPVELVALSAPLLGGKPHRASVSRFGGDIVVVVILAALAHVAFPEARSFGAMPLGGAVGELFGEVMRSLFSAIGSYIIGLTVVSLILVQRATFSFIELVARLRRSVETAGEKGAFGLRALANAWQKAREIEQASTKDEKAERAADAKIVATPAADAIIAALTAGDDGDDARKEATPEAMNVVIAKGASEPALPASWNDGGVIASAVVEADAPKPQQRKRRGQAAKVAASPEAETKENAAPVIVNSAAAAPPPVEASAHATTITTTTPMTPTPIPKAPVGPAIFAPPADPVAIVAVSDMAAGESFFDAAATPSPPPPAPPKPQASKPATKARSIEPKAPPAPPPPPPTPTPAPAVVDEAADDEDDDEDEHEHEHEHEHEHEHLARDFDHDEAPASEDEPDASIDESPIAPVRVEAPKPVARPLAPAAAPVALAPVAPLPITRAPEKPKEPEIVKVVPAKGAGFRLPTTDMLEPPSDLDRFAIDEEQLRDNAALLEKTLADYGVSGKVEEIHPGPTVTTFEVAPAAGTKVSKVASLADDLALGLSRKVRIIAPIPGKNRIGFELPNERRIPVSLRELVEDRRFQEMKAPLPCVLGRDIIGAPYFADLASMPHVIVAGATGAGKSVGLNVMLVSLLFRKTPDELRMLMIDPKVVELAPFDRIPHMLLPVVTDMKQAANALKWAVDEMERRYQLFANAGTKNIGTYNAWVEKVARGEARPPRPPKKVAAISAEGLEVEVDAAKDGTDAALPEKIPYIVIVVDEFADLMMQQGKDVEASVARLAQKARAAGMHVILATQRPSVDVITGMIKANFPTRIAFRVAQKVDSRTILDEQGAEHLLGRGDMLVKMNGATETRRVQCPFASEEEVQRITDFLRLQGEPVYDEAILKPRDEEGGEADTNDAENDPMYDAAVRIVAETRRCSTSWIQRKLGVGYNRAAKIVEAMEKRGIVGPANGAKDREVLIAPL